The Xanthomonas sp. DAR 80977 nucleotide sequence CCGACAACGCCGTGCCGCGGTGCCACGCAACCAGATTCCCGCCATGACCGAAAAGCCGAACCCCTCGCCATCTCCCCAGCCGTCCGCACCGCGACCACCCGACCGCACCGCGCGCATCGCCCTGACGATCGTCGCGCTCCTGGTCCTCGCCAGCGTGGCCGCCGGCGTCGCCTTGTGGCGGCTGCAGCGCGACCGCGTCAGGATCACCGACGACGCGCAGGTCGCCGCACCGTCGCGGACGAATCCGGCCGGCATCGTGGTGATCGCCCGTTTCAAACAGCAAGATGCCGCGGCAATCCGCGTCGGCCAGGCGGCCCTGGTCCGCCTGGCGCAGGCGCCGGACACGCCGGTGCCCGGCCGCGTCGCCGCCGTCGGTGGGGAAACCGACCCGTCGGCGCCTGCGCCAGGCAGCTTCGTGCAGATCGCGCAGCGCCAGCCGGTGCGCATTGCCGTCGACGCGGCGGCCGCCGAGCGCACGCTGTTCGTGCAGGGCATGGCGGCGCGGGTGCAGGTGGATACCCGCTCGGAACCCTGAGCGGCGCGGCGATCGCGCCTCGTTCGCCGCCTCGTTCGCCGCCGCGCGCAAAGCCGCCGCGCACCTCTCGCCCGCCTGGCGCGCCCGGGCGGCAAGCGTGGGGAGACGCGGCGGCCGCGACGGCGGCGGTCACGGCGCGCCAGGCACACCCGATCCGCGCGCTACAATGCGGCCGCCGATGCGCGCCGCCGCCGGCGCTGGCCGCCCCCATCCCGCCGCGCGCCGCACTGCAAGCGCAGAACCCACCATGATGCCCGCCCACCCCGACCTGCTCGAACGCCTCGATCGCCTGCTGCCGCAGACCCAGTGCGGCCAGTGCGGCTTCGATGGCTGCCGCCCGTACGCCGAGGCGATGGCGCGCGGCGCGGCGCAGGTGGACCGCTGCCCGCCCGGCGGCGACCCCGGCGCGCGGGCGCTGGCGCGCGTGCTCGGCACCGTGCCGCTGCCCTACGACCGCAGCCGCGGCACGCACAAGCCGGCGCAGGTGGCGTTGGTGATCGAGGCCGACTGCATCGGCTGCACCAAGTGCATCCAGGCCTGCCCGGTCGATGCCATCGTCGGCGGCGCCAAGTACATGCACACAGTGCTGGCGCCGCTGTGCACCGGCTGCGAGCTGTGCGTGCCGGCCTGCCCGGTGGATTGCATCGAGCTGCGCCCGGCCTAGGGCATGTCGCCAATCCCCGGGCAGCTCGCGCCGCTCCTGCGTTGGCGTGCCCACGCGCTGACGGCAGCGTGCACGCGCAGACGTGGCCCTGGGGGTTGGGCCTGCCAGGCCGCCAGCCTGCATCCCGCGGTTGGACCTGACCAGCCGTCAGTCGCCGCGCCGGCTGGCGACCCGACAGACCCAACGCGACCTACTCGGGAACCGATGACACGCCCCAGCGCCACGCCAGGCGCGGTGGCCAGCGCATCCGGATCGGCGCCGGCCGCGTATCGCTAGCTGTCACCATCCTGCGGAAGCGCTGCGCATGCCCACGCCGATCGCCCCTGCCCCGCTCGCCCGCGCGCGCCTGCCGCTGGCGGCGACCCTGTGCATCGCCGTGCTCGGCGCGGCCGCCCCGGCGCAGGCGATGCTGCACTACGACGGCCTCGCCTACGCGCCAGACGGCGGGCAGCTGCTGTACCGCGAGAGCCACTGGGTACGCGACGACGGCGCGCGGCTGGTGCTGTACCGCTGCGCCGATGGCACCGCGTTCGCGCGCAAGCGCGTCGCCGACGGCGGCATCGCCCCGGATTTCGAACTGGTCGACGCGCGCAGCGGCTATCGCGAAGGCGTGCGCCGTGCCGGCAGCGGCCGGGTGATGTTCAGCCAGCGCGGCGGCCAGCCGGAACGCAGCGCGCCATTGCCGGCGACGGCGGTACCGCAGGTGATCGATGCCGGCTTCGATGCCTATCTGCGCACGCACTGGGACGCGGTGAGCCAGGGCACGCCGCAGCGCATCGCCTTCGTGTTGCCGAGCAGCTTGCGCACGCTGGATTTCCAGATCAAACCCGCGGCCGCCGACGCCGGTGTACAGCGCTACACGCTGGCGGTGGACGCCTGGTATGGCGGCGTGCTGCCGAACATCGCGGTCGCCTACGCGCGCAGCGATCGCCGCCTGCTGGAATTCCGCGGCATCGGCAATGTCCGCGACGCGCGTGGCCGCTATGCGCAGGTGCGCATCGAATTCCCCGAACGCCTGCGCGACCAGGCCGACGACAGCGCATGGAACCAGGCGTTGCAGCAACCCCTGGCCGCGCAATGCGCCGCGCGCTGACCCGCGCCGGCACCGCGTTCACGCCGGCCTCCGGCGCGGGCGCTACAAGCATGCAGCGGCATCGTCCCTCCCACGACAAGGAACATCCATGGCCAAGGCCTACCTGTGGTTCAACGCCGCGCTGTACGCGGTCCTGGCGCTCTGGTGCACGCTGCTGCCGGCGCAGACCGCCGCCGCGGTCGGCTACGTCGGCCTGGACCGCTCCGGGCAATCCGAATACCTGGTCATCTACGGCGGACTGCAATTGGGCATGGCCTTCCTGTTCGGCTATTTCGCCCGCAGCGGGCAACTGCGGACCGGGCTGCTGCTGGCGCTCGCCTTCTACGTGCCGATCGTGCTCTACCGCAGCGCCAGCCTGCTGCGGCTGTGGCCGGTGGGGC carries:
- the rnfB gene encoding Rnf electron transport complex subunit RnfB, translated to MPAHPDLLERLDRLLPQTQCGQCGFDGCRPYAEAMARGAAQVDRCPPGGDPGARALARVLGTVPLPYDRSRGTHKPAQVALVIEADCIGCTKCIQACPVDAIVGGAKYMHTVLAPLCTGCELCVPACPVDCIELRPA
- a CDS encoding DUF4345 domain-containing protein, yielding MAKAYLWFNAALYAVLALWCTLLPAQTAAAVGYVGLDRSGQSEYLVIYGGLQLGMAFLFGYFARSGQLRTGLLLALAFYVPIVLYRSASLLRLWPVGPTTTGLAVFEIALLLAALALWRGQRR